The Myxococcales bacterium genomic sequence CACGGGCAGGATCACGCCGCCCGCGAGCAGCGCCAGCTTGCCCCAGTGGGCCTGAAGAAACGACGGGACGCCGATGAATAAAAACACCGCCAAACCCAACGCCAACGCCAGCGCCCCGATTACGATCGTCTGTGCCATGAGAAGCCCCGGCGGGCGCGTCATGCAAAGGACTTGCCACCCGTGAGGCCGCTCTTTGTCTATGGCTCGCTCATGCGAGGCGAGTCGAATGCGCACATGTTGCGCGGCGCCCACTTCCTGGGCGAAAACTTGTCGGGCTCGGGATACGCGCTCGTGGACCTCGGGCCCCCGGCATGGTAGCTGCCAGGGGCGCGGGCCGAGTGGCGGGAGAGCTCTATGCGGTCGAGTCCTTGCTCTTGGCGAAGCTCGACGCTTTCGAGGAGCATCCGCACGTGTATCGACGCAGCTTCATCCAAACGCTGGCAGGGGACGTGGTGCAGGCTTATCTCTTGCGACCTGAGCAGGCGCGGGGGCTGCCGGTGATGGCCTCCGGCTGTTGGCGCCGGCGAGACGAAGCAGGCGAGAGGCACCGAGCGGTGGACCTGCCGGGAGGGCACAAGCCGTGAGCCGAGCGAGCCTGTGCGACAGCAGGCCCCCTCTCTCCTAGACGGAGGCAGGTTTGGCCGGTAGCTTCGACAGCCTCGCCACATGCCTCGTCTCACGTTCCTTCCTCTCAACCTCGTCGTCGACTGCTCCGAGGGTGAGAGTGTCTTTGACGCTGGGCGCAGGGCGGGCGTTCCTATCAGCACCGCCTGCGTGGGCCGGGGCACCTGCGGCCTGTGTCGTGTGCGTGTGCGGGAGGGCGAGGCCAACCTGACGGCGTTCACAGAGACCGAGAGCCGTCATCTTGGCAACGTCTACTTCCTGACGAAGGAGAGACTGTCCTGCCAAACCCGGGTGCTGGGCGACGCCGCCGTCGAGACGCGGTTGGCGGAGGCCCGGCCCCCAGGGAAGAGCCGCTGAAAGGGCGGTACGGGCGGGAGCGCGTCCGCCGCGGTGAAACCCTGTGTTGCAATGTGTGATTTTTTGTTATACCGAAGCCGTGGCGACGTGGCCACGTGCGTGACGCATCAGGACACACGGCATGAGCACCTTACGATTCGCGACCTTCGGTGCGGGGTTCTGGGCCCCGTTCCAGTTGGCGGCGTGGCGAGAACTTCCGGACAACACGTGCGTGGCCCTGTGCAACCCCACGCGCGCCAAGGCCGAGGCGCTCGCGAAGCGATTGGAGATCCCGAACGTATACGCTGATCCCGCCGAGCTGCTCGCCCGCGAGCGGCTGGATTTCGTCGACATCGTCAGCGCGGTGCCAAGCCACTACCCGCTGGTCGACCTTGCCCTCGACCACGGCATGGCCGTCATCTGTCAAAAACCCATGACCGAGACCCTCGAGCAGGCGGAGACTTTGGTCCGCAAGGCCAAGCGGGCCGGTGTGCCCTTTTTCGTGCACGAGAACTTTCGTTGGCAAGCGCCCCTCCGTGCTCTTGCCGGGCTGCTGAACGCCGGGGCAATCGGAACACCGTTTCGCAGCCGCATCGACTTCATCTCGGGCTTTCCGGTCTTCGATAACCAGCCCGCCCTCAAGTCGATGGATCCCTTCATCCTGATGGATATCGGCACGCACATTCTCGACGTGGCCCGCTTTTTGTTCGGCGAGGCCGAGCGGCTCTATTGCCAGACCCAACGCATCCACACCGACATCGCCGGCGAGGACGTGGCCACGGTGACCTTGAGCATGACGTCCGGCGCGACCGTGGTCTGTCACATGGCGTATGCCGGTACGCCGGTCGAACGAGAGGCGTTTCCGCAGCCGCTCGTGTTCGTGGAGGGGACGAAGGGTTCGGTGGAGCTCGCGCCTGATTGTACGCTCCGATTGACCACCAAAGAGGGCACGAAGCTCACCCGGCATCCGCCTCCGCGCTACCCCTGGGCCGACCCTGCGTACGCCGTGGTTCTTTCCAGCATCGTGCCGTGCAACGAGAACCTGCTCGGCGCCTTGACGGGCCGGGGGCAGGCGGAGACCACCGGAGAAGACAACTTGGAAACTCTGCGGCTGGTGTTTGCCGCCGTCGATTCGGCTCACCGACGTGAGGCGCTTCGCCTCGCGGCCGGGCGGGCATAACCCGGGCTCCCCAGCAGGGGCTTGCCTGCACCCATAGAAAATGCGCTGCTCGCGGCGAAGGCCATTCTTCATGTCAGAACCTCGCATAGAAGCCACCTACCTCATCGAAACTCCGCAGCCGCTCGAAAAAGCCGTGCAGGTCATGGCGGGCGAGCAGTCGACCGGCACGTTCATTCGCGTCCCGGGTGAGACGGACGAGCTGCGTGAGAAGCACGCCGCGCGTGTCGTGTCGCTCGAAGAGCTCGAGCCCGCGCCCGGGCCGAGCCTTCCGGGCTCGAAGGCACCTTCGGGATCAGGCGGGCCTCCGGTCTACCGCCGTGCCCGCGTGGTGCTCTCGTTCCCGCTGTCGAACATGGGGCCCTCGCTGCCGAACCTGGTGGCCACGGTGATGGGTAACCTTTTCGAGCTCAGCCCCTTTTCGGGCCTGAAGCTGCTCGATCTGGATCTGCCGCCCGCCTTCGCCGAGGCGTACCCGGGACCTCAATTCGGCGTGCCTGGAACGCGCAAGCTCGCCGGCGTCCAGAACCGGCCAATCATTGGCACGATCATCAAACCCAGCGTGGGGCTCACGCCGGCTGCCACGGCGGACACGGTGCGCATCCTGGCCGAGGCCGGCTTGGACTTCATCAAGGATGACGAGCTGCAGGCCAACGGTCCGCACTCGCCCTTCGACGAACGAGTCAAGGCCGTCATGAGGGTCATCAACGAGCACGCCGACCGTACCGGCAAAAAGGTGATGTACGCCTTCAACTTGACCGACGAGGTCGATGAGATGCGCCGGCACCACGACACCGTGGTGGCCGCGGGGGGCACCTGTGTGATGCTCAGCATGAACAGCGTGGGGCTTCCCGCGCTGGCACATCTGCGCCGGCATACCGCCCTGCCGATCCACGGACACCGCAACGGTTGGGGTATGTTGACCCGCTCGCCTGCCTTGGGCATGGAGTACAGCGCCTACCAAAAGCTCTATCGCCTGGCCGGCGTGGATCACCTTCACTGCAACGGTCTTCGGAACAAGTTCTGGGAGCCCGACGAGTCGGTGCTCAGAAGCGCCCGGGGCTGTCTCACCGGTATGTTTGGCAGCAAGGCGTTCATGGATTACGGGCCTTCAGGCTACACCGTGATGCCCGTGCTCTCGTCAGCGCAGTGGGCCGGCCAGGCGCCCGATACGTACGCGGCGCTGGGGACCACGGATGTGATGTACGTCTGTGGAGGCGGGATCTTCGCTCACCCGGGCGGCATCGCGGCGGGAGTCGTCAGCGTGCAGCAAGGTTGGGAGGCCGCGATTCAAGGCATCTCCCTGGAAGACTACGCAAAAACGCACGTCGAGCTCGCGCAGGCGCTGAAGCTCTACGCGGTCGCCGGTGCCTGAGACCTCCTGACGCTCACTCAGCCATGTCGGACACGTCCAACCTGCTGCTCACGTTCTTTGGTGACGACAACACCGGGTCGACGGACTCGATGGAAGCGCTCGCCTTGGCAGGTGTGAGTACGGTGCTCTTCCTCGACCCGCCCACGCCCCGAGATCTTGCGCACTTCCCGGGCGTGCAGGCCGTGGGCGTGGCAGGCATGACGCGGGCGCTGCCGCCCGACGAGATGGAAAGCGTACTCGAACCCGCGTTTCGAGCCCTTCGCGCCCTGGGCGCGCCGTTGTGTCACTACAAGGTTTGCTCGACCTTCGACTCGGCGCCGCACGTGGGTAGCATCGGACGCGCCATCGACGTTGGCATGCGGGTGTTTCAGGCAGAGAGGGTGCCGCTCCTGGTGGGGGCGCCTGCCTTGCGTCGCTACACGCTTTTCGGCACTCACTTTGCCACCGTCGGGCAAGAGACCTTTCGGCTCGATCGTCACCCCACCATGAGCCGTCACCCGGTCACGCCCATGAACGAAGCCGATCTTCGTCGGCACCTTCGCGCACAAAGCACGAAGAGCGTGGCGTCGTTCGATATCCTCGCCCTCGAGGGCTCCTGGCAGGAGGTCCAGGAACGCTTCGACGCGTGGCAGGCGGGTGAGCGTGCCGACGTGGTGCTGTTCGACGTGCTCGACGACGCGCGCCTCGCGACGGCGGGCCAGCTGATCTGGCGGGAAGCCCATCGGGGCAACGCCTTCGTGGTGGGATCTTCGGGCGTGGAGTATGCGCTGGTGTTGGCCCTGCGGCAGGCGGGGCTCGTGCCCGAGACCCCGCGTGAGCGGACCTCTCTTGGCAAGGAGCGCCAGGTGCTGGTCGTCTCGGGGAGTTGCTCTCCGGTGACTCAGGCCCAGATCGATCGTGCCCTCGCCGAGGGCAGCGGCTTCGAGGGTCTCGACGTGGGCGCGGCCTCGTTGCTCGACAGGGCAAACTCCGAGGCTGCCCGTGAGCTCGCGGTGCGGGGAGCCCTTGCGATCCTGGAAAGAGGAGCTTCGCCGCTTCTCTACTCGGCACGGGGGCCCGAGGACGAACGCATCGGCCGGGCCGAGGCCGTGTGGAGAGCGTCGCACGGCGGCGGGGGTGGGCCCGGCCGGGCCCTCGGTGAGCAGCTCGGCCTGATCGTCCGTGCGGTGCTGGAGCGCTGGAACGCTCACTCGCGCCGGTTACGTCGGGTGATCGTGGCCGGGGGCGATACGTCCGGCCACGGGGCACGGCGGCTGGGTGTAGAGGCCCTCACGATCGTGGGCCCCACGGCGCCCGGTTCGCCGCTGTGCCGGGCTCATGCTTCGGATCCCCTGATCGACGGTCTCGACCTGCTGTTCAAGGGAGGCCAGGTGGGCCGCACCGACTTTTTCGAGGCCGTGCGCGACGGCGCATTCTGAGAACGAATCATGCGCCCACGACGGGGCGACAAGGAGCGAGACCAATGAGCACCGAGACGCTGACAATTGCCCTCATGGGCGCGGGTGGAAAGATGGGTTGTCGGATCGTCGACAATCTCAAGAATCACGGCTACGACATGAAGTACGTCGAGGTGAGTGAGCGAGGGG encodes the following:
- a CDS encoding gamma-glutamylcyclotransferase, whose amino-acid sequence is MRPLFVYGSLMRGESNAHMLRGAHFLGENLSGSGYALVDLGPPAW
- a CDS encoding gamma-glutamylcyclotransferase, producing MVAARGAGRVAGELYAVESLLLAKLDAFEEHPHVYRRSFIQTLAGDVVQAYLLRPEQARGLPVMASGCWRRRDEAGERHRAVDLPGGHKP
- a CDS encoding (2Fe-2S)-binding protein, which encodes MPRLTFLPLNLVVDCSEGESVFDAGRRAGVPISTACVGRGTCGLCRVRVREGEANLTAFTETESRHLGNVYFLTKERLSCQTRVLGDAAVETRLAEARPPGKSR
- a CDS encoding Gfo/Idh/MocA family oxidoreductase is translated as MSTLRFATFGAGFWAPFQLAAWRELPDNTCVALCNPTRAKAEALAKRLEIPNVYADPAELLARERLDFVDIVSAVPSHYPLVDLALDHGMAVICQKPMTETLEQAETLVRKAKRAGVPFFVHENFRWQAPLRALAGLLNAGAIGTPFRSRIDFISGFPVFDNQPALKSMDPFILMDIGTHILDVARFLFGEAERLYCQTQRIHTDIAGEDVATVTLSMTSGATVVCHMAYAGTPVEREAFPQPLVFVEGTKGSVELAPDCTLRLTTKEGTKLTRHPPPRYPWADPAYAVVLSSIVPCNENLLGALTGRGQAETTGEDNLETLRLVFAAVDSAHRREALRLAAGRA
- a CDS encoding ribulose-bisphosphate carboxylase large subunit family protein, translated to MSEPRIEATYLIETPQPLEKAVQVMAGEQSTGTFIRVPGETDELREKHAARVVSLEELEPAPGPSLPGSKAPSGSGGPPVYRRARVVLSFPLSNMGPSLPNLVATVMGNLFELSPFSGLKLLDLDLPPAFAEAYPGPQFGVPGTRKLAGVQNRPIIGTIIKPSVGLTPAATADTVRILAEAGLDFIKDDELQANGPHSPFDERVKAVMRVINEHADRTGKKVMYAFNLTDEVDEMRRHHDTVVAAGGTCVMLSMNSVGLPALAHLRRHTALPIHGHRNGWGMLTRSPALGMEYSAYQKLYRLAGVDHLHCNGLRNKFWEPDESVLRSARGCLTGMFGSKAFMDYGPSGYTVMPVLSSAQWAGQAPDTYAALGTTDVMYVCGGGIFAHPGGIAAGVVSVQQGWEAAIQGISLEDYAKTHVELAQALKLYAVAGA
- a CDS encoding four-carbon acid sugar kinase family protein, which codes for MSDTSNLLLTFFGDDNTGSTDSMEALALAGVSTVLFLDPPTPRDLAHFPGVQAVGVAGMTRALPPDEMESVLEPAFRALRALGAPLCHYKVCSTFDSAPHVGSIGRAIDVGMRVFQAERVPLLVGAPALRRYTLFGTHFATVGQETFRLDRHPTMSRHPVTPMNEADLRRHLRAQSTKSVASFDILALEGSWQEVQERFDAWQAGERADVVLFDVLDDARLATAGQLIWREAHRGNAFVVGSSGVEYALVLALRQAGLVPETPRERTSLGKERQVLVVSGSCSPVTQAQIDRALAEGSGFEGLDVGAASLLDRANSEAARELAVRGALAILERGASPLLYSARGPEDERIGRAEAVWRASHGGGGGPGRALGEQLGLIVRAVLERWNAHSRRLRRVIVAGGDTSGHGARRLGVEALTIVGPTAPGSPLCRAHASDPLIDGLDLLFKGGQVGRTDFFEAVRDGAF